A single window of Mycolicibacterium madagascariense DNA harbors:
- the fadD12 gene encoding acyl-CoA ligase FadD12, translating into MGITDQLTATLGLVTTMARAGVIAPLRPDKYVRIAAAMVRENMGITSGFASAAQRCPDRPGLVDELGTLTWHELDQRADAFAAALQALPGGAPDVVAIMARNHRGFVQSLIAASRIGADVLLLNTSFAGPALAEVVTREGAGKSLAIVYDEEFTPTVDRALTETPDAVRILAWTDAGRSAERTVETMIAEHVGRRPRRSGSRSRIILLTSGTTGTPKGATHSGGSPMTLKGILDRTPWRAEETTVVVAPMFHAWGFSQLVFAASMACTIVTRRKFDPEATLELVDRHRATGLCVVPVMFDRIMDLPDDVLARYDGHSLRFAAASGSRMRPDVVTAFMDRFGDVIYNNYNATEAGMIATATPADLRAAPDTAGRPAEGTDIRILDADRRELPTGEVGTIFVRNSTQFDGYTSGATKDFHDDYMSSGDVGYLDAAGRLFVVGRDDEMIVSGGENVYPIEVERTLVAHPDVAEAAVLGVDDADYGQRLVAFVVLDEGASTTVEGLKDHVRGNLANYKVPRTITVLTELPRGSTGKILRRELHDLVETNGE; encoded by the coding sequence CGACCAGCTGACCGCCACGCTCGGCCTGGTGACCACGATGGCGCGCGCCGGCGTCATCGCCCCCCTGCGGCCTGACAAGTACGTCCGCATCGCCGCGGCCATGGTCCGCGAGAACATGGGCATCACATCGGGTTTCGCGAGCGCGGCCCAGCGCTGCCCCGACCGGCCCGGGCTCGTCGACGAGCTCGGCACGCTGACCTGGCACGAGCTCGACCAGCGGGCCGACGCCTTCGCCGCCGCTCTGCAGGCGCTTCCCGGGGGCGCACCCGACGTGGTGGCCATCATGGCGCGCAACCACCGCGGGTTCGTCCAGAGCCTGATCGCCGCGAGCCGCATCGGCGCCGACGTCCTGCTGCTCAACACGTCCTTCGCCGGGCCCGCGCTCGCTGAGGTCGTCACGCGCGAAGGCGCAGGCAAGTCCCTCGCCATCGTCTACGACGAGGAGTTCACCCCCACGGTCGACCGGGCGCTCACCGAGACGCCCGACGCCGTGCGCATCCTCGCGTGGACCGATGCGGGCCGGTCGGCCGAGCGCACCGTCGAGACGATGATCGCCGAGCACGTCGGCCGCCGGCCCCGCCGCTCGGGCAGCCGGTCGCGGATCATCCTGCTCACGTCAGGTACCACCGGAACACCCAAGGGCGCAACGCATTCCGGTGGCAGCCCGATGACCCTGAAGGGCATTCTGGACCGCACGCCGTGGCGCGCGGAGGAGACCACCGTCGTCGTCGCGCCGATGTTCCACGCCTGGGGCTTCTCCCAGCTGGTGTTCGCCGCCTCGATGGCGTGCACGATCGTGACGCGGCGCAAGTTCGATCCCGAGGCCACCCTCGAACTGGTCGACCGCCACCGCGCGACCGGATTGTGCGTCGTCCCCGTGATGTTCGACCGCATCATGGATCTCCCCGACGACGTGCTGGCCCGCTACGACGGGCACTCCCTGCGATTCGCGGCGGCCTCGGGTTCGCGGATGCGGCCCGACGTCGTGACGGCGTTCATGGACCGGTTCGGCGACGTCATCTACAACAACTACAACGCCACCGAGGCGGGCATGATCGCCACCGCGACGCCCGCCGATCTGCGGGCCGCCCCCGACACCGCGGGGAGACCGGCCGAGGGCACCGACATTCGCATCCTCGACGCCGATCGCCGCGAGCTGCCGACCGGCGAGGTCGGCACGATCTTCGTGCGCAACTCCACGCAGTTCGACGGCTACACCTCGGGCGCCACCAAGGACTTTCACGACGACTACATGTCCAGCGGCGACGTCGGCTACCTGGACGCGGCGGGCCGGCTGTTCGTGGTGGGCCGCGACGACGAGATGATCGTCTCCGGCGGGGAGAACGTCTACCCGATCGAGGTGGAGAGGACGTTGGTGGCGCACCCCGACGTCGCCGAGGCCGCGGTGCTCGGGGTCGACGACGCGGACTACGGCCAGCGACTGGTGGCGTTCGTGGTGCTCGACGAGGGTGCGTCGACCACCGTAGAGGGATTGAAGGATCACGTTCGCGGGAACCTGGCGAACTACAAGGTGCCGCGGACCATCACGGTGCTGACGGAGTTGCCGCGCGGCAGCACCGGCAAGATCCTCCGGCGGGAACTGCAC